The following are encoded in a window of Sebastes umbrosus isolate fSebUmb1 chromosome 7, fSebUmb1.pri, whole genome shotgun sequence genomic DNA:
- the ppp2r1bb gene encoding serine/threonine-protein phosphatase 2A 65 kDa regulatory subunit A beta isoform has translation MAGADGDDSLYPIAVLIDELRNEDVQLRLNSIKKLSTIALALGVERTRTELLPFLTDTIYDEDEVLLALAEQLGNFTMLVGGPEYVHCLLPPLESLATVEETVVRDKAVESLRKISQEHSPVDLEVHFEPLVKRLASGDWFTSRTSACGLFSVCYPRVSSTVKAEIRQHFRTLCSDDTPMVRRAAASKLGEFAKVLELDYVKSDIISLFTALASDEQDSVRLLAVEACVSIATLLPQEDLETLVMPTLRQAAEDKSWRVRYMVADKFSELQKAVGPEITKNDLVPAFQNLLKDCEAEVRAAAANKVKEFCENLPEDNREQIIMTHILPCVKELVSDTNQHVKSALASVIMGLSTILGKDNTIEHLLPLFLAQLKDECPEVRLNIISNLDCVNEVIGIRQLSQSLLPAIVELAEDAKWRVRLAIIEYMPLLAGQLGVEFFDEKLNTLCMAWLIDHVYAIREAATCNLMKLVEKFGAEWAQNTIVPKVLGMANDPNYLHRMTTLFCINALSEACGQDITTKQMLPVVLKMSNDQVANVRFNVAKSLQKIGPVLDSNALQTEVKPVLEKLATDTDMDVKYFAQEAISVLALA, from the exons TTACGACTGAACAGCATCAAGAAGCTGTCCACCATTGCACTGGCCCTTGGTGTTGAGAGGACTCGGACTGaactccttcctttcctcacAG ACACCATCTATGATGAAGATGAGGTGCTCTTGGCCTTGGCTGAGCAGCTTGGCAATTTCACTATGTTGGTGGGAGGGCCAGAGTACGTCCACTGTCTTTTG CCTCCTCTGGAGAGCCTAGCTACAGTGGAGGAGACAGTAGTCAGAGACAAAGCTGTGGAGTCCCTGCGGAAGATCTCTCAGGAGCACTCTCCAGTTGACCTGGAGGTCCACTTTGAGCCTTTAGTCAAGCGGCTGGCCAGTGGTGACTGGTTCACTTCTCGTACATCTGCCTGCGGCCTCTTTAGTGTCTGTTATCCCCGCGTCTCCAGCACTGTCAAGGCTGAGATCCGTCA GCATTTTCGCACCTTGTGCTCAGATGACACTCCTATGGTGCGTCGTGCTGCAGCATCTAAGCTGGGGGAGTTTGCCAAAGTCCTGGAGCTGGATTAtgtaaaaagtgacatcatTTCCCTCTTCACTGCTTTGGCCTCTGATGAGCAG GACTCAGTGCGACTGCTGGCTGTGGAGGCATGTGTCAGCATCGCCACTCTGCTGCCTCAGGAGGACCTTGAGACCCTGGTGATGCCAACCCTGCGCCAGGCTGCAGAAGACAAATCCTGGAGGGTTCGCTACATGGTGGCTGACAAGTTCTCTGAG CTCCAGAAAGCAGTGGGACCAGAGATCACCAAGAACGATCTGGTCCCGGCCTTCCAGAATCTTCTGAAGGACTGTGAAGCTGAGGTCCGTGCTGCTGCAGCCAACAAAGTCAAAG AGTTCTGTGAGAACCTCCCAGAGGACAATCGTGAGCAAATCATCATGACTCACATTCTGCCCTGTGTCaag GAACTTGTTTCAGACACCAACCAGCATGTGAAGTCAGCCCTGGCCTCAGTCATTATGGGCCTTTCAACCATCCTGGGCAAGGACAACACAATAGAGCACTTACTGCCTCTCTTCCTGGCTCAGCTCAAGGACGAG TGCCCCGAGGTGCGTCTCAACATCATCTCCAACCTTGACTGTGTGAACGAGGTGATTGGCATCCGTCAGCTCTCCCAGTCACTGCTGCCGGCCATTGTGGAGCTGGCGGAGGACGCAAAGTGGAGGGTCCGCCTCGCCATCATAGAGTACATGCCCTTGTTGGCAGGACAGCTG GGAGTGGAATTCTTTGATGAGAAGCTCAACACCctttgtatggcctggctcattGACCACG TGTATGCCATCCGTGAGGCGGCCACCTGTAACCTAATGAAGCTGGTGGAGAAGTTTGGAGCGGAGTGGGCTCAGAACACCATCGTGCCCAAAGTGCTGGGCATGGCCAACGACCCCAATTACCTCCACAGGATGACTACTCTATTCTGCATCAAC GCTTTGTCAGAGGCATGTGGCCAGGACATCACCACTAAGCAGATGCTACCAGTGGTCCTCAAGATGTCCAATGACCAGGTGGCTAACGTTCGCTTCAACGTGGCCAAATCCCTTCAGAAGATCGGCCCCGTCCTTGACAGCAA TGCCCTTCaaacagaagtgaagccagtgctggAGAAGCTGGCCACGGACACAGACATGGATGTCAAGTACTTTGCCCAGGAGGCTATCAGTG TTCTGGCCCTAGCATAA